In Oryza brachyantha chromosome 2, ObraRS2, whole genome shotgun sequence, a single window of DNA contains:
- the LOC102701236 gene encoding oligopeptide transporter 4 — protein MGEAAADERGLAAGVEDEEEETSPIEEVRLTVPAGDDPTLPVWTFRMWSIGLLACALMSFLNQFFSYRTEPLIVTQITVQVASLPLGHFMARALPRRAFRAPAALGGGEWSLNPGPFNMKEHVLISIFANAGCAFGNGNAYAVMIVDIIRAFYQRSISFIAAWLLIMTTQVLGYGWAGLMRKYVVEPAHMWWPSTLVQVSLFRALHEKEEQPNGSRQISRSKFFLVALICSFAWYAVPGYLFPTLTSISWVCWVFSKSVTAQQLGSGMKGLGIGAFTLDWTAVSSFLFSPLISPFFATANIFIGFVLFVYVLIPISYWGFDLYNAKTFPIFSSHLFMSNGTGYDITAIVNDKFQLDLDAYNKHGRINLSVFFALAYGLSFATIASTITHVGLFYGKEIYHRFRASQKEKPDIHTRLMKKYDDIPGWWFYSLMALSMTVALILCTVLKHQVQLPWWGLLFACGMAFIFTLPISIITATTNQTPGLNVITEYAIGLIMPGYPIANVCFKVYGYMSMSQAIAFLSDFKLGHYMKIPPKSMFLVQFIGTMVAGTVNLGVAWWLLGSIKNICQDSLPDDSPWTCPNDRVFFDASVIWGLVGPMRIFGPHGNYGALNWFFLIGAAGPVIVYIFHKMFPNQKWIRLINLPVLIGATAMMPPATALNYNSWLLVGIIFNFFVFRYQKKWWERYNYILSAALDAGVAFMGVLLYFSLSMENKSINWWGTAGEHCPLATCPTAKGVDLGPTSVCPVL, from the exons ATGGGTGAGGCAGCGGCGGACGAgcgcggcctcgccgccggcgtggaggacgaggaggaggagacgtcGCCGATCGAGGAGGTGCGGTTGACggtgccggccggcgacgacccgaCGCTGCCGGTGTGGACGTTCCGGATGTGGAGCATCGGGCTGCTGGCCTGCGCGCTCATGAGCTTCCTCAACCAGTTCTTCTCCTACCGCACCGAGCCGCTCATCGTGACGCAGATCACGGTGCAGGTGGCGTCGCTGCCGCTGGGCCACTTCATGGCCCGCGCCCTGCCGCGCCGCGCCTTCCGGGCGCCcgcggcgctcggcggcggcgagtggaGCCTCAACCCGGGCCCCTTCAACATGAAGGAGCACGTGCTCATCTCCATCTTCGCCAACGCCGGCTGCGCCTTCGGCAACGGCAACGCCTACGCCGTCATGATCGTCGACATCATCCGCGCCTTCTACCAGCGCTCCATCTCCTTCATCGCCGCCTGGCTCCTCATCATGACCACCCAG GTGCTTGGGTACGGATGGGCGGGGCTGATGCGCAAGTACGTGGTGGAGCCGGCGCACATGTGGTGGCCGAGCACGCTCGTCCAGGTCTCGCTCTTCAG GGCACTTCACGAGAAGGAAGAGCAGCCCAACGGTTCACGCCAGATCTCCCGCTCCAAGTTCTTCCTGGTGGCGCTCATCTGCAGCTTTGCATGGTACGCCGTACCGGGTTACCTCTTCCCAACGCTGACATCCATCTCATGGGTGTGCTGGGTCTTCTCCAAGTCCGTCACGGCGCAGCAGCTGGGATCCGGCATGAAAGGCCTGGGCATTGGCGCCTTCACACTCGACTGGACGGCTGTCTCATCCTTCCTCTTCAGCCCGCTCATCTCGCCCTTCTTCGCCACTGCCAACATCTTCATCGGCTTCGTGCTCTTCGTCTACGTGCTCATTCCCATATCGTACTGGGGCTTTGACCTGTACAATGCCAAGACATTCCCCATCTTCTCTTCACACCTGTTCATGTCCAACGGCACGGGCTATGATATCACAGCCATCGTGAACGACAAGTTTCAGCTTGATCTGGATGCTTACAATAAGCATGGCAGGATCAACCTCAGTGTATTTTTCGCACTCGCTTATGGGCTCAGTTTTGCCACCATTGCCTCCACTATCACCCACGTCGGCCTCTTCTATGGAAA GGAAATATACCACCGCTTCCGAGCTTCGCAGAAGGAGAAGCCTGATATCCATACTAGGCTGATGAAGAAGTACGATGACATACCAGGGTGGTGGTTCTACTCACTGATGGCACTTTCGATGACAGTGGCCCTTATCCTCTGCACTGTCCTGAAGCACCAGGTCCAGCTTCCATGGTGGGGTCTCCTCTTCGCCTGTGGCATGGCCTTCATCTTCACCCTTCCCATCAGCATCATCACTGCGACAACCAACCAG ACACCTGGTCTGAACGTCATCACAGAGTACGCCATCGGGTTGATAATGCCTGGTTATCCCATCGCTAATGTTTGCTTTAAGGTGTATGGTTACATGAGCATGTCTCAGGCTATTGCCTTCCTCTCGGACTTCAAGCTTGGCCACTATATGAAGATCCCACCTAAGTCCATGTTCCTTGTTCAG TTCATCGGTACAATGGTGGCTGGCACAGTTAACCTTGGGGTGGCATGGTGGTTGCTCGGCTCCATAAAGAACATCTGCCAGGACTCACTCCCAGATGACAGCCCATGGACGTGCCCCAACGACCGAGTCTTCTTCGATGCATCAGTCATCTGGGGCCTTGTTGGCCCAATGCGCATATTTGGACCACATGGCAACTACGGTGCCCTCAACTGGTTCTTCCTAATCGGTGCGGCTGGCCCTGTCATTGTGTACATCTTTCACAAGATGTTCCCCAACCAGAAATGGATTAGACTGATTAACTTGCCAGTGCTCATCGGCGCAACAGCCATGATgccaccggcgacggctcTGAATTACAACTCTTGGCTGCTTGTCGGAATCATCTTCAACTTCTTTGTGTTCCGGTACCAGAAGAAATGGTGGGAGAGGTACAATTATATTCTCTCCGCCGCGCTAGATGCCGGTGTGGCTTTCATGGGGGTGCTGCTGTACTTCTCGCTATCCATGGAGAACAAGAGTATCAACTGGTGGGGCACGGCAGGAGAGCACTGCCCTCTGGCCACATGTCCCACTGCGAAAGGTGTTGACTTGGGTCCAACAAGTGTTTGCCCTGTGCTCTAA
- the LOC102699937 gene encoding probable xyloglucan endotransglucosylase/hydrolase protein 30, whose product MGESIYLCEPPPTTNSGGTLHITNKTAWFLGSAAPGQGARRREREVRFFRKKGEEVRGRERRGDDGAARSKEQRRPAMALEVRFLTAVFAVAATCLCLSAVASAFAVPSVAFEEGYSPLFGDDNVVRSSDDKSVRLLLDQRSGSGFISSDYYLHGFFSASIKLPKAYTAGVVVAFYLSNGDVYEKTHDELDFEFLGSRWGGQWRVQTNVYGNGSTARGREERYLLPFDPTLEAHRYSVLWAPTHIIFYIDDTPIREVIRHPGMGGDFPSKPMAVYATIWDGSAWATDGGKYKVNYKYAPFTSDFSDLALLGCRADPVLRAPRDGGGAGCAEPDLLGLLTADYAVMTPQKRAAMRAFRARHMTYTVCYDAVRYAAGPFPECDNSDAEKESFSAWGESKNVVMKARGRGRRRGRKAGAGARAVARLDVSSS is encoded by the exons ATGGGAGAGAGTATCTATCTCTGCGAGCCTCCTCCCACTACCAATAGTGGTGGTACGCTCCATATAACAAACAAGACAGCGTGGTTCTTGGGCAGCGCGGCGCCAGGCCAGGGAGCGCGTAGGCGGGAGAGAGAAGTTCGGTTCTTCAGAAAGAAAGGTGAGGAGGTGAGAggcagagagaggagaggtgaCGACGGGGCAGCGCGATCGAAGGAGCAAAGACGTCCGGCCATGGCGTTGGAGGTCAGGTTCTTGACGGCGgtgttcgccgtcgccgcgacaTGCTTATGCTTATCGGCGGTGGCCTCTGCTTTCGCCGTCCCGAGCGTCGCCTTCGAGGAAGGATACTCGCCACTGTTCGGCGACGACAACGTCGTCCGCTCGTCGGATGACAAGAGCGTCCGCCTCTTGCTAGACCAGCGCTCCG GTTCTGGGTTCATCTCCTCGGATTACTACCTCCACGGCTTCTTCAGCGCGTCCATCAAGTTGCCCAAGGCTTACACGGCAGGCGTCGTGGTCGCCTTCTAC CTGTCGAACGGGGACGTGTACGAGAAGACGCACGACGAGCTGGACTTCGAGTTCCTGGGCAGCCGGTGGGGCGGCCAGTGGCGGGTGCAGACCAACGTCTACGGTAACGGCAGCACCGCGCGCGGCCGCGAGGAGCGCTACCTCCTCCCCTTCGACCCAACCCTCGAGGCCCACCGCTACTCCGTCCTCTGGGCCCCCACCCACATCAT ATTCTACATCGATGACACGCCGATCCGGGAGGTGATCAGGCACCCGGGCATGGGCGGGGACTTCCCGTCGAAGCCCATGGCGGTGTACGCGACCATCTGGGACGGCTCGGCCTGGGCCACGGACGGCGGCAAGTACAAGGTGAACTACAAGTACGCGCCCTTCACCTCCGACTTCTCCGACCTGGCGCTCCTCGGCTGCCGCGCCGACCCGGTGCTCCGCGCcccgcgcgacggcggcggcgccgggtgcGCCGAGCCCGACCTGCTCGGCCTCCTCACGGCGGACTACGCCGTCATGACCCCGCAGAAGCGCGCCGCGATGCGCGCGTTCCGCGCGCGGCACATGACCTACACCGTGTGCTACGACGCGGTCCGGTACGCGGCCGGGCCGTTCCCGGAGTGCGACAACTCGGACGCCGAGAAGGAGTCCTTCTCGGCGTGGGGCGAGTCCAAGAACGTCGTGATGAAggcgcgcggccgcgggcgccgccgaggacgcaaggccggcgccggggcgAGAGCCGTCGCGCGCCTCGACGTGTCCAGCAGCTGA